The DNA region TCACCAGGGTGGTGGTAAATGCCAGTGGAGCTCCAGGCCTGTGGCGAGTGAACGAGGAGGGCTTCCTCCGATCCTCCATTTTAAACGGCACCATGATGTGGTTCCTGCAGGCCCCCGACGGGCTGGTAGTGCCCGACCAGTCGCTGCCCCTGGGACAGAACTACTTCCTCAGTAAGATGCTTCTGATCTCCCAATGCACAGCATCACTCctttatattacagtatatcagGCTGTAAGAACTAGAACTAGAAACAGTGTCAGTCAGCTTGACTGACTTAGAAgcaataaaatataacaatgaaataataaatactcACACAGGCAAATCATTATTACAGTGAAATCCaatatgtagaaaaaaaaattattttattaaatttgttTATAATAAACTGAGAGAAGCAGAAAACACCTCTAAATGGGCCGCGTACACTGAGTACATCAGAGGActaatgaatttaaataaaatgtatttgcaGCGTTTGTTGCTGACATCTCTTAGGGGAGAGTCACGGAATATTTACATATGTGAGTCAGAATATTATACTGGGTAGTAGGAAGAATCAGATATTTATGCTAATATACCATCTGTATTTTGAGTCTGAGCTTCACACAGGATTTGTAAAAGAGTGGTAGTAaaacactgtgactgtgtgaccGCTGCCTGTCTGCTGACGTGTCCGCTGTGTGTGGTGCCTCCacctgagggggggggtgacgcTCGGGAGTTGAGtcaggggggaggaggatgagtcacataaggggaggaggagacgatAAGACAGGAAAGGATGCGAGGAGAGGACGGAGGACGCGGGACTGAAGGTCAAACTGCGACACAGACCGACAGACCGCTTGTGTCGAGCCAAAGAGTCTGCGACCTTGTGAGCTCACGTGGGACGAGGAGcaccggggggggggcagcggagCGGTGACTCTGCGCGCTCCCGCTTCGAACGTCGACGATCGCGTGGTCAGGACTCCACCGGCCGTCTGATTGGCCGAGGACTTCATTGTCCACTAATTACTACAATAAAAGTGTTTAACACGTTATTCATTTACCTAAATCGCTACTGAGGGCCTCTTTTGTGGCAGGCATGCTGCGGGTGGGCGCCCCCACTGCCCCGGAGGTCACACTGCGCCTCAACCTGACGGTGAAGGCCAGCAGCTGCGTGGAGCccggcagcagcttcagcgaCCCCCAGTGCTCCGGCAAGGGCAAGTGCATCACGCAGCCCTCCGAGGTGAGTGCCcagacagaccccccccccccccccccccccccccccccccccccccacacacacacacacacacccccccgccccccgccgcCCCAGGCCCCTCACGTGTGGCGCTCACCCTTCCAGAGCACCTTCTTCTGCGAGTGCGAGGACGGCTACGCCGGCATCTTCTGCGAGGAGTTCGACGCCTGCCACCGCCGGCCGTGTCGCAACAACGGCACCTGCTCCGACGTGAGGCAGGGGGACGAGGGCCGCaacttcacctgcagctgcccGCCAGGTTCCGTCCATGTCGATTGTACCCGCTTTGTTGATCGTTCAAGTGGTTCAGAGCGTGTGACCCACCCGCTGTGCGGTCCTCAGGGTACGAGGGCGAGCGCTGCCAGCTGCTGGTGGACCACTGCCTCTCTCAGCCCTGCAGGAACGGAGCTACCTGCTTCAGCAGCCTGGCCGGGCCCCGGTGCTACTGCCCAGAAGGTACAGCCGTGCGTGATGGAAGCGGCTGCACGGTGGTGCTGCATGAACGCCATCGCTTCCTTATTTGTGTTATAATACACGGTACGGTTTCCCCCCAACACTGTCCGGAGACGTGGATGATTTAGGGTTCATCTGAATTCCAGAAGCGTCTCTGCCCAGTTGAACTCTCTGCAGCTTTTACTGatgagaaataaagaaaaaaaaaaagcacgaAAGACGAAGATCCTGCAATTGTGTGCACATTTTCCCGCGGTGTTATTATACATGTACACTGTCCCGGTTTCTGTGCCACCGGGATGCTTAATTTAaaccttcctcctcttttctaaTTAGTCTTTACAGCCTCagcgacctgcagcagcctctctgGGGAAACGTGTGACCGAAAAACTTCTGCACAAACAGCATTTCTTACCGGGAGCCCACCGGTTTCTGATTAATTTACACGttgcagtgtttactgtgtacAAACTGTGTACGAGCACGTAGGAAGACGTTGGACGACAGCAGAAGATAAAGAAACGGCagagaaatgtaaaaggaggAGAGTTTTGCCGACGTCACACTTGATCTGCAGCGGCAACAACAGCAAAGTCTCCAACAAGGACAGGAATTCATAATCCACCTCTGGATTTATTTTCATATAATAATAACCTGTGCCCCTTTTAATTAGTGAGTGAAGGTTTTGTTTAGAGAGAGCTTTTACAAGTTTCAGGGCAGTATCTGAGATCAGCACCACTGCTTTAGTTCAGCTTCTCTAATCAATTGTTACTCAGCTTATTGGAAATTGGGAATATTTAAAGTAACTGCAGTTTCATAAACCCCCAAACGAGATCAGCAAATTGAGCTTTGATAGATATTGTAGAAATATTATGTGGAAGTTAATTAAGTATGCATCTTATGTAGCAGCAggtaaaagaaaatcaaaacaaaatcgGATTGAACTCAAGCTGGAAATGGAAAATCAATAGATAAAAATGTCTGCGAACAGGCCGCGTTGTTTAACAAGCGATCAGTCAATAGCTGAGTCAGGACGCTGAGCGCCTACGCCTGCAGGAGAGCACGCGCCGCATAGGAAGTACTGTTCGCTCCGAGCAGGTCACACCGGGCTCCGGCagaagcagaacagagcagaacctcaAAGCAGAGAGCAGCCATTAGTGCAGCAGTGTCCCCCTTTGGTACCGACGTGTAACCACACTCCACGCAACGGTGTGGCTGTACAGTAGTCAAGACACTAGCAGTAAGATGGATGACACGACGACGGCATCGGAGACGTGTTCAGGCTCCAGTCTGGTCCTGATGGATCCGAACAAGGAGGTCAGACGTGGCTCGGCAGCTTCAAGTTTGACTATTTGATACACACGCGTGATCAAAAATGACCCACATAACATGAATTAGTTCACTGCTCCTCAGCGGAGACCACGATGGTGTGAAGTTTGCCTCCAAGTCACGCTGTttactgcttctctctctctctctctctctctctctctctctttctctgtctctttcgcACGTTCACACGCCGACACCAGACAAAGTGTTAGCGCCTCCAGTCACATGTAGCTAAATTTAACCTGCTAATTCTTGTcagctgaaatgaatgaaaataaaacagaaagctGAGGCAAAGTGAGTGTTTCAGGTGAGATTTGCCCCTGACTGCACGTGGCCGCGCGGCTCCCGTCGCTCCGCTTCACGCGCGTCTTCATCAGCTCAGCGGTGCACGCGCCTGTCGTCTGCGCCGGGATTTACTAGCTGCTCTAAATCACAGCGAGGGGCCGGGGAGTCTCTCTCCGCTCCGCTGCACAACGGCAGCGGttctccgggggggggggcgacggggGAGAAGCCTCATTTTTAGAGGTGGAACGCGTGCAGTCACCCGCGGAGGAGCACGCGGCACGCGGGtcggcgcacgcacgcaccgcCGTTGAGAACAAAGCGTCACAGACACTGATGGAACCCTGCTTCCCTGCTTTTCCCTTCACCACAGGCTTCCAGGGCGCCACCTGCGAGCAGAAGGTGGACCCGTGCGCCTCCAGCCCCTGCCACAACAACGGCACCTGCTACGCCCAGGGCCCGGGGCCCCTGGGCttcggctgcagctgcacggcGGGCTTCACGGGGCCCGCGTGCGCCCAGCTGGTGGACTTCTGCGCCCTCAACCCCTGCGCCCACGGCGTGTGCCGCAGCGTGGGCAACAGCTACAGGTGCCTGTGCGTGCCAGGTGAGCCCGCGGGTCGGACGGGCCCCACGGGTCCGGTGGAGAGCTCTCACGCGGCCGATGAGCTTATATTTAGACTGGCGTCCGTGATGGAATCGTTTCAGAGCAGTAATGATTCATGATCCTCCGCTGTGTCACAATCACCCTGCAGAGATGGAGGGACGGCGCCTCGGATGGTGGCTCCTACAGAGCCCCTCTGTCGGTCAAAAGCACACCGCCACCGCTCACTGGCTCAGTCTCTGATTTGAGGCTCAAGTTCATTGTCCCGCATGAGTCACCTACTCCTGTTGTAACGTGAGCTGAACCATAAAGGCGTCAGGTTTTATTCAGGGCTCTCTGTTTTATCGTTGACGACGCTCAGCTGCACAGCTACATCTGTTGTCTCCTACAGGGACAATAGATGTAGCTTGAGTTAATAATCCTTCCATACTTCATTTCTGCTGGTCTGCTGTTATTCAGAGCTCTCATTCTGGTCACCACAGACCCAACCTTAGTATTTTCctcttgtgtttcttttacAATCTTTTTGtccctcctcgtcttcatcttccTGCCTTTTACCTCACCTCATTTCCCTCACATCCATCTGGTtgctatggtgtgtgtgtgtgtgtgtgtgtgtgtgtgtgtgtgtgtgtgtgtgtgtgtgtgtgtgtgtgtgtgtgtgtgtgtgtgtgtgtgtgtgtgtgtgtgtgtgcgtgtgtgtgtgtgcgcctcagTGTAATATTGCTGCTGTCCAATCAAATGGTTAATGGGACTGGAGGAATCATTGATCAGGTTGGCGTGAATTtgcatctgtgcgtgtgtgtgtgtgtgtgtgtgtgcgtgtgaatgggaagatgaatacattttttttgtgtgcCCCCTAGAAGTGTGGGGACGTGTGTAAATGCCCGCTGGCTGCCTGAAAGAAAGCTGCTGGGGAGCTGATATGTAGCAGGATCCGTCCTCCGGTTTCCTGTAATCCGGCTGGCGAGAGGCTGCCAACCAACCAGCTCGTGCACAGAAACCAGACACAGTCTTGGAAAAGCACTTGACATTTCAGTGGCATTTCACAGAGAGGACCCTAGAGGATCTAACTGGGCTCCTCATTAATTCCTCCTTTTTCTATCCCAGAGCTCGCATTAGCCGAGACCCAGGCAAGGTTTTGCTGAGGCTTGATTCAGTCCCATTGAAAAATTGACTCAGTCAAATGAGAGCAGTGCTAATAGAGACACTACACTGATCATATAAGGGCTCTTGAAGCACTGGTGCCGGTGATTTGGGCTCTTTAGCTGTAGATGGTGCAACATCACACAAGTCCAcactgaagctgtgtgtttgggagAATGGAGactgactcctcctccacctgtgctgctgaagctccctcttcctctcagctTAACACAATAGATGCTCTGCTCCGACGGTGCCGGCAGCGCTGCCTCGGCCCGCAGCTGCCATCCTATGGAGAAGACGTCACACTGCATGTCAGCTGACCCGCAGGCCCGGTCCGTTCGAACGGTGCTGGAAGCTACATTCAGACGGTTACTGTTACTGTGCCGAGCAATGACTCCCCGCAAAATTCCCTTTCCGCGTGTGCGTTGTGTTTCCCACGCAGGCTACCACGGCCTGTACTGTGAGGAGGAGTACAACGAGTGTCTGTCTGCACCCTGCCAGAACTACGCCACGTGCAGGGACCTCATCAACGCCTACGAGTGCGCGTGCACGCCTCAGTTCGAGGGTACGTCGCCGTTCGGGTCAGAGCCTCGCAGGGTCCGAACGCGCGGCAGCAGTGGGTCTAATGTGCACCCTGTTTGTGTTCGTGCAGGAAGACACTGCGAAATCTACAGGGACCCGTGTTTGAAGGTGCGCTGTCAGAACGGCGGCCGCTGCGAGAGCGCGGGACTCAACGCCTCGTGCGCCTGCGCGCCCGGATACGCGGGTGAGCGACGCGCTCCGTTTCACGCCGCCTCCGCAGCGGCCCGCGGTCCTCACCTGTCCGCTCTGCTCAGGGGAGCGGTGCGACGTCGACGTCGACGAGtgtgagagcaacccgtgccaCCACGGCGGCAGCTGCGTGGACCAGTCCAACGGCTTCGCGTGCCACTGCCCCCCCGGCTGGGTGGGCCCCAGCTGCGAGATCCGTAAGTCCGCCGCTCCGACGCACCTTCACTCAGCAGCCCAACGGCGCGGGGACATGACGGCCCCTTTGCGTCCGTCAGACCTGCAGTGGAAGCCGGCGCACCCCGACGACGCCCTCACCAACATGCCGCGCCACTCGCTCTACATCATCATCGGCGCGCTGTGCGTGGCCTTCGTCCTCAtgctcatcatcctcatcgtgGGCATCTGCCGGATCAGCCGCATCGAGTACCAGGGCTCGTCGCGCCACGCGTACCAGGAGTTCTACAACTGCCGCAGCATCGACAGCGAGTTCAGCAACGCCATCGCCTCCATCCGCCACGCCAGGTCCGGGCCAGTGAAGACAAACGGCGAGGTCACGTGATGACTGATATTGACgtgtggctgttttttttttcttattagaTTTGGAAAGAAGTCCAGACCCGCCATGTACGACGCCACTCCCATCGCCTACGAAGACTACAGTCCTGACGACAAGCCTTTGGTCACGCTCATCAAGACTAAGGATCTGTAAAAAGCCCaccatggcaacacacacacacacacacacacacacacacacacacacacacacacacacacacacttacacagtaATATAAAGTATTtcttaacaaaaataaaataatgaaacaaaattgaatgtaaaaaaaaaagtacaaccCATGCTGAGCAGATCTGGAGTTTGATACATCTATTTTCCTGTCGAAGTCCACAGTAAGGCTATATTGTAGCATAAGATCACACTTTGCATTACTGTACGTAGGTCATCGGTAACGTGTGACACTAAGTCACCGGGTTTCTAGGCGTAGGCCCAGCAAGTACAGGTGTGGTAGAAGTAGAGACTCCTCATGGTGCAGACCCTACACCTTTTTCTATATCTAAGAGACTCTGCAGTTAGGTTGCCTTACTCCGTGCATGGTTAGATTCGGTCTTCTCTGCGTTATTTTATAATCACATCTACTTGGTTGTTGGTTTCCTTTTTCATCGCAGTCGTCAAACTTGTGCCAGATATTTACGTTGAGTAACTTATGGTTGGTAGAtaaagacatactgtataaaatacTAGTCACtgaagtttacattttaatgcatATTGTCCTGTTCCTTACATCCTTTCTCAGTGGTGTATGAGTAGTAAAGACAGTGGGTTTCCTGGAGTACTGTGACCCTCCCATCCTGCTGTGTGTATTTCAGTGATATTTAGAATTCTAGATCGGTATATTTCTCAatgcacaggaaaaaaaaatcattgatTTTACTCAGTGTACCTGTTTATTCCAGTGTACAGATTCACCTCCGCTCCTGACAGTGCTGAATGGTTCCTGGAtgaaagtttgtttgtttgtttgtttgtttgtttgtttgtttgtttgtttgtttgtttgttccttCTCGCTttaggggaggaggagaggaagagaagcatatacagtatactacaTGTGCTTTTGTGTCCTACCACTGGAAAAGCCCGTCTGTGCCGCTGTGTTGTTCCTCTCAATAGGCTCAGCTAATCCTCTGAATTATTTTCTCCCAGCACAGCAGCCACATGATTACCTAATATCTATGTTGAATGATGTAAACAATAAAGATTCAAAGGAACACAATCCACGGTGCTCGCCCGGTGTCGTGTGTGGATTCTGTCCGCCGGTGCAAAAGCTGTTTTCAGTTTCCTAGTTTTCTGCGTGAGTGAGTCACAAAATGGGAGCCTCGCGAAACTCAAAAGCAAACAATACTGTCAAGCTGAGAGAGACGCACAAATGTAAAATGATGATTATATTTTAAACACTTCATCCTATTTTTTGAGCCAAATCCAGAAGACGCACGTTCTCCGCAGCatctgtttttgtctgcagcGTCTTCAGGTCGTATGCGCCAGACGGAAGCCATCGGGACCCATGAGGACTCTTTATTAAGTGTTGGCGATGTTAACACAACACGGACTCCATGCTTCAGCCAGATGTTCCAGATGTAAACATCTCTGAGCACAGAGTGTGACTGCTGAGTCATGACGCTCAGCACACGTACCTGCGTCACCTCTGAGTTGCTTTGAAGCCCGTGTGCGTGGTCTTTGGTCCTTGAGGGTCTGGCATTTGCTGTCTGACTTGATTCAACACACACGTAtattttcagtttaaaaaaGAATTTCGGTAAAACtggtaattattttttttatagttttatatagtttttataGTTAGCATCAATAAGATATTTCATTCCACAATTTCAGACAGTTTTGGATTATGTTGCTGAGGATCTACAGTACCTCTAAATCCCAGGAGGAACATGTAAGAAATGTTCAGTCATAAAACAATCAGGCAGGCTGAATGTTAAGAAGCTTAAGAAGAATGAAATGTGGGCATGACTAGCAAATCACTATGGACTTTGTCCTAAGCTGCTCTTGTGAAACATGAACAGAACTGTAAGCAGGGCACGTTTTTATTAACACTGAAACAATGTTGTTATATGATAGTTTCCTCAGAACAACCTGCACACATGTGTCACTTGGTGTCCTGTTTATGTGttgttaaataaatatcaataaTTGATGTAGACCATCAACTTGTCTGTAGTAAGTTCAGATTATGGGTCACCATCTATCTTTGTCCACACTGGGCAGATATCAGAGGTAAAAGGTCAAATCCCTCTGTAGGTAATATGTTAATacagatggttttgttttttacattacagTGAATAACTACCACAACAGTGTCAAATTGTTTAGCCAATCGTGATAAAATACACGGAAGTGACATTTTCACGTGTAGCCGGTTCCTGGCAGTCCGTTTGTCAACTCTCCGGCGGAGAACGCGATCTCCCGAAGGACGTGAACGCGGCACGCGGAGCCGACAGGTACCTCCACCTGCTGGCCGGTCCACCAACTACAGGCAGGCGGAGCAACACATCCCTCAGCGCGGAGCAGCCCAGAcggagggaggacagagaagCACGGCGTGACAGCGAGCAGATGTGATCCGGGCTGCGGAAAGAGATCGAGCTGTACGGAACCGAACCCGCGACCCTGCTAATATGTGGCAACCCGCGTCGGAGCGACTGCAGGTAGGAcgcgagtgcgtgcgtgcgtttgcgtgtgtgagTGCGGTACGTCTCGTGTCACATTTCAGCTAACGGGAGCCGCCGCGCACGGATCCAGACTCGCCGTGTCTCTGACGCGATACAGATGTTTTACGGCCGTTTAAATCCTGCGTGACCAAACATCATTTCCTCCACTGTGCGTGACCCCCGCACCCGTTTTCATGGCTACGTTGAAACGCACCTATTGACCGCGCCACGTTTTGCGCCTCCGCTGCATTCCTGCGCAAATCCAGCCGCTGCAGATTGCGCTCAAATGTCAATTGACAGGCGTATTCCTGTAGTGCCGTGGCCCTCGGGCCTAGCAGGATCCGGCTCTCCACCTTGAGTgcgggcctcctcctcctcttgtcacTCCGTTTTCCCTTCAATGCTGCCACATCGGAGCCCGATCTCGGTCTCCCCCTTCATTCCTGCCGCGAAGTCGCCGAGAGCCGCGCTCCGCTCAGCAACCTGCCGCCTGTGACCTGTTAAGAAGCGGGGGGAAAAAGGCAGCGGTGATGACACGTAGTTTGATATCCAGGGGCACGCGGC from Betta splendens chromosome 13, fBetSpl5.4, whole genome shotgun sequence includes:
- the dner gene encoding delta and Notch-like epidermal growth factor-related receptor; this encodes MRIGVFGVPAAPRCRPTQSVRIFSSPPLLLLLALLSTGAVASPFQLAPDTPAPAEPTPTRATPRPDPCEGRPCLNGGSCSGLEGPEDSWEYTCTCSQGFTGRNCEFFTDPCASSPCLHGNCSRTDGGEEAEPAYTCECTEGYEGERCDQILLDLPAADWDPSAPEPATPVTSATAAATQPTAATAATTPAPPSLQPWQPKSGQRMLVVPWEADRVTEGLHCVSPELCELTSGTLTMSLEVPEETAVKVVVNASGAPGLWRVNEEGFLRSSILNGTMMWFLQAPDGLVVPDQSLPLGQNYFLSMLRVGAPTAPEVTLRLNLTVKASSCVEPGSSFSDPQCSGKGKCITQPSESTFFCECEDGYAGIFCEEFDACHRRPCRNNGTCSDVRQGDEGRNFTCSCPPGYEGERCQLLVDHCLSQPCRNGATCFSSLAGPRCYCPEGFQGATCEQKVDPCASSPCHNNGTCYAQGPGPLGFGCSCTAGFTGPACAQLVDFCALNPCAHGVCRSVGNSYRCLCVPGYHGLYCEEEYNECLSAPCQNYATCRDLINAYECACTPQFEGRHCEIYRDPCLKVRCQNGGRCESAGLNASCACAPGYAGERCDVDVDECESNPCHHGGSCVDQSNGFACHCPPGWVGPSCEIHLQWKPAHPDDALTNMPRHSLYIIIGALCVAFVLMLIILIVGICRISRIEYQGSSRHAYQEFYNCRSIDSEFSNAIASIRHARFGKKSRPAMYDATPIAYEDYSPDDKPLVTLIKTKDL